One window of the Candidatus Rokuibacteriota bacterium genome contains the following:
- the phnE gene encoding phosphonate ABC transporter, permease protein PhnE, with protein MIAGPEAGPQVWVRYTPAQAAGRLLLRVSIVAAIVWAARGMGVRWEWVADSPTQLADLFGRMLPPDWAFAGALLEPLLQTVNIATLGTALAVLLACPVAFLAARNTTLNRPVYLAARLLIVVSRSVDSLVWALIFIIIVGPGSLAGALAVAVRSLGFVSKLFAEGIEEIDRGQVEAVTATGAGRLHVLFFGIVPQIRPVFAGVCVFRWDINIRESTVLGIVGAGGIGFVLNTAILGLEWARVGLILLVILGVVALSEVGSAAVRRRLT; from the coding sequence GTGATCGCCGGGCCGGAGGCGGGACCGCAGGTCTGGGTGCGGTACACGCCCGCCCAGGCGGCCGGCCGGCTCCTGCTGCGGGTGTCCATCGTGGCGGCCATCGTGTGGGCGGCGCGGGGCATGGGCGTCCGCTGGGAGTGGGTGGCGGACTCACCCACCCAGCTGGCCGACCTCTTCGGGCGCATGCTGCCGCCCGACTGGGCCTTCGCGGGGGCGCTCCTGGAGCCGTTGTTGCAGACCGTGAACATCGCCACCCTGGGCACGGCGCTGGCGGTGCTCCTGGCCTGCCCCGTCGCCTTCCTGGCGGCGCGCAACACCACGCTCAACCGTCCCGTCTATCTCGCCGCCCGGCTGCTGATCGTGGTGAGCCGCTCCGTGGACTCGCTGGTCTGGGCCCTCATCTTCATCATCATCGTCGGGCCCGGCTCGCTGGCGGGAGCGCTGGCGGTGGCGGTCCGATCCCTCGGCTTCGTCTCCAAGCTCTTCGCCGAGGGGATCGAGGAGATCGACCGCGGGCAGGTGGAGGCGGTGACCGCCACCGGCGCGGGCCGCCTGCACGTGCTCTTCTTCGGGATCGTGCCGCAGATCCGCCCCGTGTTCGCCGGGGTCTGCGTCTTCCGCTGGGACATCAACATCAGGGAGTCCACGGTGCTCGGCATCGTGGGCGCGGGCGGCATCGGCTTCGTGCTGAACACCGCGATCCTCGGGCTCGAGTGGGCGCGCGTGGGGCTCATCCTGCTCGTGATCCTCGGCGTGGTGGCGCTGTCGGAGGTGGGCTCCGCCGCCGTCCGGAGGCGGCTGACGTGA
- the phnE gene encoding phosphonate ABC transporter, permease protein PhnE, translated as MSHAAVWRPPSAWPARWMGPAAWLGLAAFLAWNVWNLEVDAARLARGLARAGTVFGRAFPPDFQRWELLREGIVESLQMATLSTALGTVLGIPVAVMAARNVGPLPVYAAGRGIVTVGRTFHEIIVAIILVKAVGFGPLAGMLTLTVNSLGFFSKLLAEQIEQIDRGQVEAVRATGAGRGAVLLYGVLPQVLPRIVGLTVYQWDIHLRQSTIIGIVGAGGIGTTLYNSFSRYDYDFTLAILLVIVAIVSLGEWLSAWARRRIQ; from the coding sequence ATGAGCCACGCCGCCGTCTGGCGCCCGCCCTCCGCATGGCCCGCGCGCTGGATGGGCCCGGCCGCCTGGCTCGGCCTGGCAGCCTTCCTCGCCTGGAACGTGTGGAACCTCGAGGTGGACGCGGCCCGTCTCGCGCGCGGCCTCGCGCGGGCCGGCACCGTCTTCGGCCGGGCCTTCCCGCCGGACTTCCAGCGGTGGGAGCTCCTGCGGGAGGGGATCGTGGAGAGCCTGCAGATGGCCACGCTCTCCACCGCCCTCGGCACTGTGCTCGGCATCCCCGTGGCCGTGATGGCCGCCCGCAACGTGGGGCCGCTGCCCGTGTACGCCGCGGGGCGCGGCATCGTCACGGTGGGGCGAACCTTCCACGAGATCATCGTCGCCATCATCCTGGTCAAGGCGGTGGGCTTCGGCCCACTGGCGGGGATGCTCACGCTGACGGTGAACTCGCTGGGGTTCTTCAGCAAGCTGCTGGCGGAGCAGATCGAGCAGATCGACCGCGGCCAGGTGGAGGCGGTGCGCGCCACCGGGGCCGGGCGCGGCGCGGTGCTCCTCTACGGGGTGCTCCCCCAGGTGCTGCCGCGCATCGTGGGGCTCACGGTGTACCAGTGGGACATCCACCTGCGCCAGTCGACCATCATCGGCATCGTGGGGGCGGGTGGCATCGGGACCACGCTGTACAACTCCTTCTCCCGCTACGACTACGACTTCACGCTGGCCATCCTGCTCGTCATCGTGGCCATCGTGAGCCTCGGCGAGTGGCTGAGCGCGTGGGCGCGCCGGCGCATCCAGTGA
- a CDS encoding phosphonate ABC transporter ATP-binding protein, translated as MLEVSALAKRYPTGDLALRGVSLTVADDEVIRCINRLVEPDAGSVRLDGLELRTLPPAELRRARRQMGMIFQEFNLVERLTVMENVLSGRLGYVGLWKAWRRRFPPADVAMAFATLRRVGLEGMENKRADALSGGQRQRVGIARALVQRPKILLVDEPTSSLDPKTSEAVMALITELAVEERIPALINIHDVRLARRFAQRIIGLSAGRVVFEGPPAALDRAALGLIYGGAGEELEAALA; from the coding sequence GTGCTCGAGGTCTCGGCGCTCGCGAAGCGCTACCCCACGGGTGACCTCGCCCTGCGGGGGGTCTCCCTCACCGTGGCCGACGACGAGGTGATCCGCTGCATCAATCGGCTCGTCGAGCCCGACGCGGGCTCCGTCCGGCTGGACGGGCTCGAGCTGAGGACGCTCCCCCCTGCCGAGCTGCGCCGCGCCCGCCGCCAGATGGGGATGATCTTCCAGGAGTTCAATCTCGTGGAGCGCCTCACCGTGATGGAGAACGTGCTGTCGGGCCGGCTGGGCTACGTGGGGCTCTGGAAGGCGTGGCGCCGTCGCTTCCCGCCCGCGGACGTGGCGATGGCCTTTGCCACGCTCCGGCGCGTGGGGCTCGAGGGGATGGAGAACAAGCGGGCGGATGCGCTCTCCGGGGGGCAGCGCCAGCGGGTGGGCATCGCGCGCGCCCTGGTGCAGCGCCCGAAGATCCTCCTCGTGGACGAACCCACCTCGAGCCTCGATCCGAAGACCTCCGAGGCGGTGATGGCGCTCATCACCGAGCTCGCCGTCGAGGAGCGCATCCCGGCCCTGATCAACATCCACGACGTGCGCCTGGCCCGCCGCTTCGCCCAGCGGATCATCGGGCTCAGCGCGGGCCGCGTGGTCTTCGAGGGCCCCCCCGCGGCCCTGGACCGCGCCGCCCTCGGCCTGATCTACGGCGGCGCCGGCGAGGAGCTGGAGGCGGCCCTGGCATGA
- the phnD gene encoding phosphate/phosphite/phosphonate ABC transporter substrate-binding protein has product MRTPRVLTPLLILVAAGLVLAGTAGAAEACKARGTLDVLYCDENGDGIPDVPKDPARILNPDTLVFAYVPVEDPAVYGSVFADLLRHVEKVTGKKTQFFGPQNYAAQLEAMRSGRLHITGYSTGSLPYGVNLSGAVPFAQMATPKGARGYHLIVIVQAANARINSVADLKGKRVAHVSQTSNSGHQAPVYFFSKLGVVPGKDYQIAFSGKHDNSVLGVVNGDYDAAAVADSVLERMVNRGVVKATDYKVVYTSPVFPTAGFAYYHALEPRLAEKIKEAFYTFKIQGSSLGKEFRDSVGFVPIDYRKDWGAVVGILEANGARFTRDSPEYQKFSRPARKGGE; this is encoded by the coding sequence ATGCGAACGCCCAGGGTCCTGACCCCGCTGCTCATCCTCGTGGCCGCCGGCCTCGTGCTCGCGGGGACGGCCGGGGCCGCCGAGGCCTGCAAGGCGCGCGGCACGCTCGACGTCCTCTACTGCGACGAGAACGGTGACGGCATCCCCGATGTCCCGAAGGACCCCGCCAGGATCCTCAACCCCGACACGCTGGTCTTCGCCTACGTGCCGGTGGAGGACCCGGCCGTGTACGGCTCGGTGTTCGCCGACCTGCTCCGCCACGTCGAGAAGGTGACGGGGAAGAAGACGCAGTTCTTCGGACCGCAGAACTACGCTGCCCAGCTGGAGGCCATGCGCTCGGGGCGGCTGCACATCACCGGGTACTCCACGGGGAGCCTGCCCTACGGCGTGAACCTCTCGGGGGCCGTGCCCTTCGCCCAGATGGCCACGCCGAAGGGGGCGCGCGGCTATCACCTGATCGTCATCGTCCAGGCCGCGAACGCCCGGATCAACTCGGTGGCCGACCTCAAGGGGAAGCGCGTGGCCCACGTCTCGCAGACCTCCAACTCGGGGCATCAGGCGCCGGTGTATTTCTTCTCGAAGCTCGGCGTGGTGCCGGGCAAGGACTACCAGATCGCGTTCTCGGGCAAGCACGACAACTCCGTGCTCGGCGTGGTCAATGGCGACTACGACGCCGCGGCGGTGGCCGACTCCGTGCTCGAGCGCATGGTCAACCGCGGTGTGGTCAAGGCCACCGACTACAAGGTCGTCTACACCTCGCCCGTGTTCCCCACGGCGGGTTTCGCCTACTACCACGCGCTCGAGCCCCGGCTCGCGGAGAAGATCAAGGAGGCCTTCTACACCTTCAAGATCCAGGGGTCGAGCCTGGGCAAGGAGTTCAGGGACTCGGTGGGCTTCGTGCCCATCGACTACCGGAAGGACTGGGGGGCCGTCGTGGGCATCCTCGAGGCCAACGGCGCCCGGTTCACCCGCGACTCCCCCGAGTACCAGAAGTTCTCCAGGCCGGCCCGCAAGGGCGGCGAGTAG
- a CDS encoding ChaN family lipoprotein: MIIEIRLLAATALLLSACAAPAGIGPASLVLALSGDSGRQAGLVAQSARGVEVLYLGEVHDNPHHHAQQRRVLEALLAEGARPVVAFEMLPAERQSTVDQALGASGGPAELDAALGWSRAGWPDFAMYWPLFEVARQHRLRVLATDLEPALVRRIAREGLAVSADGARLASLLPPDPRREAAIARSIQEGHCDLLPERAIPTMVESWHARNVAMARRLAEGPGGSPRRSGRRRRWW; encoded by the coding sequence ATGATAATCGAAATACGACTCCTGGCCGCGACGGCCCTGTTGCTCTCCGCCTGCGCCGCCCCCGCCGGCATCGGCCCGGCCTCCCTCGTGCTCGCCCTGTCTGGCGACTCCGGGCGCCAGGCGGGCCTGGTCGCGCAGAGCGCCCGCGGCGTCGAGGTGCTCTACCTCGGCGAGGTGCACGACAACCCCCACCATCACGCCCAGCAGCGCCGGGTGCTCGAGGCCCTGCTGGCAGAGGGCGCCCGCCCGGTCGTGGCCTTCGAGATGCTGCCCGCGGAGCGGCAGAGCACCGTGGATCAGGCGCTCGGCGCCTCCGGCGGGCCGGCCGAGCTCGATGCCGCGCTCGGCTGGAGCCGGGCGGGCTGGCCGGACTTCGCCATGTACTGGCCGCTCTTCGAGGTGGCGCGGCAGCACAGGCTGCGCGTCCTCGCGACGGATCTGGAGCCCGCCCTCGTGCGGCGGATCGCGCGGGAGGGGCTGGCGGTGTCGGCGGACGGGGCGCGTCTCGCCTCCCTGCTCCCTCCCGATCCCAGGCGGGAGGCGGCCATCGCCCGGAGCATCCAGGAGGGGCACTGCGATCTGCTGCCCGAGCGGGCGATCCCCACCATGGTGGAGAGCTGGCATGCGCGCAACGTGGCCATGGCCCGGCGGCTCGCCGAGGGGCCCGGCGGCTCGCCGAGGCGCTCGGGCAGGCGCCGCAGGTGGTGGTGA
- a CDS encoding adenylate/guanylate cyclase domain-containing protein translates to MSLPGWWRERRARVLQLWGVGMAASLLVTAASSLGYLEALQARSADILIHLQGQRFAPEVVVVAIDEEAFESLGRRQPLPRDYLARLLRGLQRAGAAVVGVDMAFSTPTTEADDGALARAITDFSDGGVSRVVLVEAPPPRTGPLADPAFLGSVLRGAADVPLDRDGVIRRVALLLPRGSEPPLPALSLAVVARLAGLTRGMLEISLRERGGISPPAWRVGGGWSLVGTPALALRSNELWRINYVGPAGSFLAIPSGAVVALAEDTAELAADNPLRGRIVLVGGTYGESRDFYPTPHGSIAGVEVHANVIHMLVTGSHIRPSGWVRSLAFQIAIVMLAGVVMAILRPLAGTLVCLTAAVLLGVPASYLAFQRSGYWVDFLLPVIVTSLLGLVAEGLARRRFRDSFGRYVSREIAAQVLAEAPSLRGERRAVSILFSDLRGFTTLSETMPAEQVAARLTEYFEAMTAAIFAHRGMINDFVGDGIVAIFGAPLADAEHAWHAVLSAEAMQRALDGLNRRWSAAGLPTLRMGIGVHTGQVFVGNVGGAARVKYTVVGDPVNLASRVEGLNKELGTTILITEETRALAGERVEAKDRGLMAVKGRSQPVHVHELLAVHAERCPPPGGGAT, encoded by the coding sequence ATGAGCCTTCCCGGGTGGTGGCGGGAACGCCGGGCGCGTGTCCTGCAGCTCTGGGGGGTGGGCATGGCCGCCAGCTTGCTCGTCACCGCGGCCTCCTCCCTGGGCTATCTCGAAGCCCTCCAGGCCCGGAGCGCCGACATCCTGATACACCTCCAGGGGCAGCGATTCGCCCCCGAGGTGGTGGTGGTCGCCATCGACGAGGAGGCCTTCGAGTCGCTCGGCCGACGCCAGCCCCTGCCCCGTGACTACCTCGCCAGGCTGCTGCGCGGGCTCCAGCGCGCCGGCGCCGCGGTGGTGGGAGTCGATATGGCGTTCAGCACCCCCACCACCGAGGCCGACGACGGGGCGCTGGCCCGGGCGATCACGGACTTCTCCGATGGGGGCGTGAGCCGCGTGGTCCTGGTGGAGGCGCCGCCTCCCAGGACCGGGCCCCTGGCCGACCCCGCCTTTCTGGGCTCGGTGCTCCGCGGAGCGGCCGACGTCCCCCTGGACCGGGACGGGGTGATCCGTCGCGTCGCTCTCCTCTTGCCGCGGGGCTCGGAGCCGCCGCTGCCCGCCCTCTCGCTGGCCGTCGTGGCGCGCCTGGCGGGGCTGACCCGGGGCATGCTCGAGATCTCCCTCCGGGAGCGCGGCGGCATCTCGCCGCCCGCCTGGCGCGTCGGCGGAGGCTGGAGCCTCGTCGGGACGCCAGCGCTGGCGCTCCGGTCCAACGAGCTGTGGCGCATCAATTACGTGGGGCCCGCGGGCTCCTTCCTCGCGATCCCGAGCGGCGCCGTGGTGGCGCTGGCGGAGGACACGGCCGAGCTGGCCGCCGACAACCCGCTGCGCGGGCGGATCGTGCTGGTCGGGGGCACCTACGGCGAGAGCCGGGACTTCTACCCGACGCCCCACGGCAGCATCGCCGGCGTCGAGGTGCACGCCAACGTGATCCACATGCTCGTGACCGGCTCCCACATCCGGCCCTCCGGCTGGGTCAGGAGCCTCGCCTTCCAGATCGCCATCGTCATGCTGGCCGGCGTCGTGATGGCCATCCTCCGTCCGCTGGCTGGCACCCTCGTCTGCCTCACGGCGGCCGTGCTGCTGGGGGTGCCCGCCTCGTACCTCGCCTTCCAGCGCAGCGGCTACTGGGTGGACTTCCTCCTGCCCGTCATCGTCACCTCGCTCCTCGGCCTCGTGGCGGAGGGGTTGGCCCGCCGGCGCTTCCGCGACTCCTTCGGTCGCTACGTGAGCCGGGAGATCGCCGCACAGGTGCTGGCCGAGGCCCCGAGCCTCCGCGGCGAGCGCCGCGCGGTTTCCATCCTCTTCTCCGACCTGCGCGGCTTCACCACGCTGTCCGAGACCATGCCCGCCGAGCAGGTGGCCGCGCGCCTCACCGAGTACTTCGAGGCGATGACCGCCGCGATCTTCGCCCACCGCGGCATGATCAACGACTTCGTGGGCGACGGGATCGTCGCCATCTTCGGGGCGCCGCTGGCAGACGCCGAGCACGCCTGGCACGCCGTGCTGAGCGCGGAGGCCATGCAGCGGGCACTGGACGGGCTCAACCGGCGCTGGAGCGCCGCGGGGCTCCCGACGCTCCGCATGGGCATCGGCGTCCACACCGGGCAGGTCTTCGTCGGCAACGTCGGGGGCGCCGCGCGGGTCAAGTACACGGTGGTCGGCGATCCCGTGAACCTGGCCTCCCGCGTGGAGGGCTTGAACAAGGAGCTCGGAACGACGATCCTGATCACCGAGGAGACGCGAGCGCTGGCCGGGGAGCGGGTGGAGGCCAAGGACCGGGGCCTCATGGCCGTCAAGGGCCGGAGCCAGCCGGTGCATGTCCACGAGCTGTTGGCGGTGCATGCCGAGCGCTGCCCGCCGCCGGGGGGAGGCGCGACATGA
- a CDS encoding ATP-binding protein, with the protein MTTSPDQAGIFPARMDALPAAVAFVAEICGAAGLGREDTLRLTLLVEELFANTVTHGHGGDSEAPVRLGFAITPGRIALTYEDTAPPHDPRTAACPAEPVGGAEERPVGGLGLRLVQSLASELCYVRDGERNRISLVLPVSGGGRGPG; encoded by the coding sequence GTGACGACCTCTCCCGACCAGGCCGGAATCTTCCCCGCCCGCATGGATGCCCTGCCCGCGGCCGTCGCCTTCGTCGCCGAGATCTGCGGCGCCGCCGGTCTCGGCCGCGAGGACACCCTCCGGCTCACCCTGCTGGTGGAGGAGCTCTTCGCCAACACGGTGACGCATGGCCATGGGGGGGACAGCGAGGCGCCGGTGCGTCTCGGGTTCGCGATCACCCCGGGGCGGATCGCGCTCACCTACGAGGACACGGCCCCGCCCCACGACCCCCGCACGGCGGCATGTCCGGCGGAGCCGGTGGGCGGGGCGGAGGAGCGGCCGGTCGGCGGGCTCGGCCTGCGGCTCGTCCAGAGCCTGGCGAGCGAGCTGTGCTATGTCCGCGACGGCGAGCGCAACCGGATCTCGCTGGTCCTCCCGGTATCCGGGGGGGGCAGGGGCCCCGGCTGA
- a CDS encoding FecR domain-containing protein → MTRWPIPFALLLLLAATPARAADVGQIKVSQGAVLIERAGQRLPAPVGAGVQESDVVVTGADGSVGITFADASLLSAGPHSVLAIQRFAFDPTTHDGVFETRLQKGTLAAVSGKIAKRSPDAMRVRTPAALLGVRGTELVVRVTETAQ, encoded by the coding sequence ATGACGCGCTGGCCGATCCCCTTCGCGCTGCTCCTCCTCCTGGCCGCCACGCCCGCGCGGGCCGCCGACGTCGGACAGATCAAGGTCTCGCAGGGCGCCGTCCTCATCGAGCGGGCGGGCCAGAGACTGCCGGCCCCGGTCGGCGCGGGGGTCCAGGAGTCCGACGTGGTCGTGACGGGCGCCGACGGCTCCGTCGGCATCACCTTCGCGGACGCGAGCCTCCTCTCGGCCGGGCCCCACAGCGTGCTGGCCATCCAGCGCTTCGCCTTCGACCCCACCACGCACGACGGCGTGTTCGAGACACGCCTCCAGAAGGGAACGCTGGCTGCCGTGTCCGGCAAGATCGCGAAACGATCTCCGGACGCGATGCGGGTCAGGACCCCCGCCGCCCTGCTGGGCGTGCGCGGCACCGAGCTCGTCGTCCGCGTCACCGAGACCGCGCAGTGA
- a CDS encoding OmpA family protein, whose amino-acid sequence MRRKAGETALGLLVLSFALWAGCARATRDDLYVLLPSQDGTHAAVAVTHGAQQQVLEQPFDAARIRVEGQLEKGRATEQEIREVFGAALAAQPARPVSFTLYFLHGKDDLTPESEQVVGQIFSEIARRPSPEVVVIGHADAVGSHEYNDRLSLQRAGRMRDDLVKWGIPVERIRVEGRGKRERRVPTAEGVPEPLNRRVEISVR is encoded by the coding sequence GTGAGGCGCAAAGCGGGCGAGACGGCTCTCGGCCTGCTCGTCCTCTCCTTCGCCCTCTGGGCCGGCTGCGCCCGGGCCACCCGCGACGACCTCTACGTCCTGCTCCCCTCGCAGGACGGAACGCACGCGGCCGTGGCGGTGACCCATGGCGCCCAGCAGCAGGTGCTCGAGCAGCCGTTTGACGCCGCGCGGATCCGGGTCGAGGGCCAGCTCGAGAAGGGGCGCGCCACGGAGCAGGAGATCCGCGAGGTCTTCGGAGCCGCCCTCGCCGCCCAGCCCGCCCGCCCGGTCTCGTTCACGCTCTACTTCCTCCACGGCAAGGACGACCTCACGCCCGAATCCGAGCAGGTGGTCGGCCAGATCTTCTCCGAGATCGCCCGCCGGCCATCGCCGGAGGTGGTGGTGATCGGCCACGCCGACGCGGTGGGAAGCCACGAGTACAATGACAGGCTCTCGCTCCAGCGTGCCGGGCGGATGCGCGACGATCTGGTGAAGTGGGGCATCCCGGTCGAGCGCATCCGCGTGGAGGGGCGCGGCAAGCGCGAGCGGCGTGTGCCCACCGCGGAGGGCGTCCCCGAGCCCCTCAATCGGCGCGTCGAGATCAGCGTCCGCTGA
- a CDS encoding CHASE2 domain-containing protein: MLALGPSGLRWLRLAGFDAYQMLAPRQRATAPVLIVAVDEASLDRHGQWPWPRTLLARLLSRIGEADPAAIGLDILMPEPDRLSPDRLPDLVQGMEREVVERLARMPTNDGTLAETLRALPAVLGVGGLDTAESPAARPALREPTLRLVGGDPIPFLRRYGSVIRSVDEIHAAARAHGLLSADTEAGVVRRLPLLAAVGRTPVPGLGVEMLRVATRTPALTLRVGRGGLEAVGIGDVTARSEPDGSAWLHFSPHDPARFVSAVDLLAGAIEPARLRGKLVLVGVTALGLSDYQATPLGDRMSGVEIHAQLLEGLVDGTLLSRPAWTRWLESGLLLAGGLGLVLLVPGLPVGRSVLVGLGAVAAVLGVGIALFVGAGILVDAVAPAMGLAGLFTAMLGLTLAEADSQRSSLRRQVERQREAAARVAGELEAARRIQMGSLPSPASAFPGERRFSLYTFLEPAQEVGGDLYDFFRLDEDRLVFLVGDVSGKGLPGSLFMAVSKSLYKSTALRRRGQVAAMMREANVEISRDNTELLFVTLFAGILDARMGVLEYCNAGHDDPWLLPHGERGLERLSGGGGPPLCVLEEFPYLAATRQMEPGETLCLVTDGVTEARGKSGELYGRKRLEALLAGLGTGAGPETVGHAIRTDVAGFTEGVEPADDVTIMVLRWNGPGGAPGAPAAAGPGAAVSGR, from the coding sequence GTGCTCGCGCTCGGGCCGTCCGGGCTTCGCTGGCTGCGCCTCGCCGGCTTCGATGCCTACCAGATGCTGGCGCCGCGTCAGCGCGCGACCGCCCCCGTGCTGATCGTGGCCGTGGATGAGGCGAGTCTCGACCGTCACGGCCAGTGGCCCTGGCCGCGGACACTCCTCGCGCGGCTGCTCTCCAGGATCGGCGAGGCGGACCCGGCCGCCATCGGGCTGGACATCTTGATGCCGGAGCCGGACCGGCTCTCGCCCGACCGGCTCCCGGACCTCGTGCAGGGGATGGAGCGCGAGGTGGTGGAGCGCCTCGCGCGCATGCCCACCAACGACGGGACGCTGGCTGAGACCCTCCGGGCCCTGCCGGCGGTGCTGGGCGTGGGCGGGCTCGACACCGCGGAGTCTCCGGCCGCCCGCCCGGCGCTCCGCGAGCCGACGCTGCGGCTGGTCGGGGGCGATCCCATCCCTTTTCTTCGACGCTACGGGTCAGTCATCCGCAGCGTCGACGAGATCCACGCCGCGGCCCGGGCGCATGGTCTCCTCTCGGCGGATACGGAAGCGGGCGTGGTCCGGCGGCTGCCGCTGCTGGCTGCGGTGGGGCGAACCCCCGTGCCGGGTCTCGGCGTCGAGATGCTCCGGGTGGCGACCCGGACGCCGGCGCTGACCCTTCGAGTGGGGAGGGGCGGGCTGGAGGCGGTGGGCATCGGCGACGTGACGGCGCGCAGCGAGCCCGACGGCAGCGCGTGGCTTCACTTCTCGCCGCATGATCCGGCGCGATTCGTCTCCGCCGTCGACCTGCTGGCCGGCGCGATCGAGCCGGCGCGGCTCCGCGGCAAGCTCGTCCTCGTCGGCGTCACGGCGCTCGGACTCTCGGACTATCAGGCGACGCCGCTGGGCGACCGGATGTCCGGCGTGGAGATCCACGCGCAGCTCCTGGAAGGGCTGGTCGACGGCACCCTGCTGTCGCGCCCGGCCTGGACGCGCTGGCTCGAGTCGGGCCTGCTCCTGGCCGGTGGGCTCGGACTCGTCTTGCTGGTGCCAGGGCTTCCCGTGGGGCGCTCGGTGCTGGTGGGGCTGGGAGCGGTTGCGGCGGTCCTCGGCGTGGGCATCGCGCTCTTCGTGGGCGCGGGCATCCTCGTGGACGCGGTGGCGCCGGCGATGGGCCTCGCGGGGCTCTTCACCGCGATGCTCGGGCTCACCCTGGCCGAGGCCGACAGTCAGCGCTCCAGCCTGCGCCGCCAGGTGGAGCGGCAGCGCGAGGCGGCTGCCCGCGTTGCGGGCGAGCTCGAGGCGGCCCGTCGCATCCAGATGGGCAGCCTGCCGAGTCCGGCCAGCGCGTTCCCCGGGGAACGGCGCTTCAGCCTGTACACCTTTCTCGAGCCCGCGCAGGAAGTGGGCGGGGACCTCTACGATTTCTTTCGCCTCGACGAGGACCGGCTCGTCTTCCTCGTCGGGGACGTCTCGGGCAAGGGCCTGCCCGGGAGCCTCTTCATGGCGGTCAGCAAGTCGCTCTACAAGAGCACCGCGCTCCGCCGCCGTGGGCAGGTCGCGGCCATGATGCGCGAGGCGAATGTCGAGATCTCACGCGACAACACGGAGCTGCTGTTCGTCACCCTCTTCGCGGGCATCCTGGATGCGAGGATGGGCGTGCTCGAGTACTGCAATGCCGGCCACGACGATCCCTGGCTCCTGCCCCACGGCGAGCGCGGACTCGAGAGGCTCTCGGGCGGCGGCGGCCCCCCCCTGTGCGTCCTGGAGGAATTTCCCTATCTGGCGGCGACCCGCCAGATGGAGCCGGGCGAGACGCTCTGCCTCGTCACCGACGGCGTCACCGAGGCACGGGGCAAGTCGGGCGAGCTCTACGGGCGCAAACGGCTCGAGGCGCTGCTCGCCGGCCTCGGCACGGGCGCAGGCCCGGAGACCGTGGGCCACGCGATCCGCACCGACGTGGCGGGCTTCACCGAGGGAGTGGAGCCGGCCGACGATGTCACCATCATGGTCCTGCGCTGGAATGGCCCGGGAGGGGCCCCGGGCGCGCCGGCCGCCGCCGGGCCAGGCGCCGCGGTCAGCGGACGCTGA
- a CDS encoding MBL fold metallo-hydrolase: protein MLVRFWGTRGSIPVSLSAAAVTEKIVTALVRGAGRGLDTPAKARAFVERELEFATAHSFGGNSSCVEIETGSGEYVLCDLGSGAQVFGHHALARHGPARGQTYHVFMSHPHWDHIMGFPFFVPAYLPGNRIRIYGCHAALEEAFRRQHGAPSFPVEFSQLSATIEFVRLEAGRDYAMAGLKVRPHRQVHSGDSYGYRFEREGKAVVYSTDSEHKRDDPGETAAFVEFFRDADLVIFDAMYSLADAISVKEDWGHSSNIVGVELCQLAAVKHLCLYHHEPLHDDAKIAGILRETRRLEELTRSGRRLEISAAYDGMEIAV, encoded by the coding sequence ATGCTCGTCCGCTTCTGGGGCACGCGCGGCTCCATCCCGGTATCGCTGTCTGCCGCCGCCGTCACGGAGAAGATCGTGACGGCGCTGGTACGTGGAGCGGGACGCGGGCTCGACACACCGGCGAAGGCACGAGCCTTCGTGGAGCGCGAGCTGGAGTTCGCGACCGCGCACAGCTTCGGCGGGAACTCCTCGTGCGTGGAGATCGAGACGGGGAGCGGCGAGTACGTGCTCTGTGACCTCGGGTCCGGGGCCCAGGTCTTTGGCCACCACGCGCTCGCCCGGCACGGCCCGGCCCGGGGCCAGACGTACCACGTCTTCATGTCGCACCCGCACTGGGACCACATCATGGGTTTTCCGTTCTTCGTCCCCGCCTATCTCCCCGGGAACCGGATTCGCATCTACGGCTGCCACGCGGCCCTGGAGGAGGCCTTCCGCCGGCAGCACGGGGCGCCCTCGTTCCCGGTGGAGTTCTCGCAGCTCAGCGCCACCATCGAGTTCGTCCGCCTGGAGGCCGGCCGCGACTACGCGATGGCGGGGCTGAAAGTGCGGCCCCACAGGCAGGTGCACTCGGGCGACTCCTACGGGTATCGCTTCGAGAGAGAGGGCAAGGCGGTGGTGTACTCGACGGACTCCGAACACAAGCGTGACGATCCCGGCGAGACCGCGGCCTTCGTCGAGTTCTTTCGCGACGCCGACCTGGTGATCTTCGACGCCATGTACTCGCTGGCCGATGCCATCTCGGTCAAGGAGGACTGGGGGCACTCGAGCAATATCGTGGGCGTGGAGCTCTGCCAGTTGGCGGCCGTCAAGCACCTCTGCCTGTACCATCACGAGCCCCTCCACGACGACGCGAAGATCGCCGGGATCCTGCGCGAGACCCGCCGGCTCGAGGAGCTCACGCGGAGCGGCCGGCGGCTCGAGATCTCGGCCGCCTACGACGGGATGGAGATCGCCGTCTGA